The Listeria sp. PSOL-1 genome includes a region encoding these proteins:
- a CDS encoding ATP-dependent Clp protease ATP-binding subunit yields MMFGRFTQRAQKVLALSQEEAMRLNHSNLGTEHILLGLVNEGEGIAAKALYELGIDTEKLQEEVESLIGEGEIPVTTIQYTPRAKKVIELSMDEARKLGHTYVGTEHILLGLIREGEGIAARVLSNLGVSLNKARQQVLQLLGSGEGTSAGRQTNTQATPTLDSLARDLTVIAREENLDPVIGRGKEIQRVIEVLSRRTKNNPVLIGEPGVGKTAIAEGLAQQIIRGEVPEMLRNKRVMTLDMGTVVAGTKYRGEFEDRLKKVMDEIRQAGNVILFIDELHTLIGAGGAEGAIDASNILKPPLARGELQCIGATTLDEYRKYIEKDAALERRFQPIKVAEPTTEESIQILRGLRDRYEAHHRVAITDEALEAAVRLSDRYISDRFLPDKAIDVIDEAGSKVRLKAYTTPSNLKEMEDKLTELRKEKDAAVQGQEFEKAASLRDTEQKLKKVLEKKKTNWKEQQGADNSQVTEDIIAEVVASWTGIPVTKLAETETNRLLNMEKILHERVIGQDEAVKAVALAVRRARAGLKDPKRPIGSFIFLGPTGVGKTELARALAEAMFDDEKAMIRVDMSEYMEKFSTARLVGSPPGYVGYEEGGQLTEKVRQNPYSVILLDEIEKAHPDVFNMLLQVLDDGRLTDSKGRVVDFRNTVIIMTSNVGAQEMTQDKSVGFNATDLTKDHKAMEHRVLQELKQTFRPEFINRIDETIVFHSLSEKELKKIVTLLTRQLTSRLLERDIHVKLTEGAKAKIVKDGYDPEYGARPLKRAIQKNIEDRLSEELLRGAIKVGDKVEIGVKDGELEVRKKNNSIRKKESIK; encoded by the coding sequence ATGATGTTTGGACGATTTACACAAAGAGCACAGAAAGTTCTCGCATTATCACAAGAAGAGGCTATGCGCCTTAACCATAGTAACCTAGGAACAGAACATATCTTACTCGGTTTAGTAAACGAAGGCGAAGGTATTGCTGCAAAAGCTTTATATGAATTAGGAATCGATACTGAAAAGTTACAGGAAGAAGTAGAATCTTTAATTGGAGAGGGCGAAATTCCTGTAACCACAATACAATATACCCCCCGCGCTAAAAAAGTAATTGAATTATCTATGGATGAAGCACGTAAGTTAGGTCATACTTATGTAGGAACCGAGCACATACTTCTTGGTTTAATACGCGAAGGTGAAGGTATTGCTGCACGTGTATTGAGTAACCTTGGTGTCAGTTTAAATAAGGCACGCCAGCAGGTATTGCAATTACTTGGAAGCGGTGAAGGTACAAGCGCTGGGAGACAAACAAATACACAAGCAACCCCTACTTTAGACAGTCTAGCTCGTGATTTAACAGTCATTGCACGTGAGGAAAACTTAGACCCTGTTATCGGGCGTGGAAAAGAAATTCAACGTGTAATTGAAGTATTAAGTAGACGTACTAAAAATAACCCTGTTTTAATTGGTGAACCTGGTGTTGGTAAAACTGCTATTGCTGAAGGTTTAGCACAACAAATTATTCGAGGCGAAGTACCTGAAATGTTACGTAACAAACGTGTTATGACACTTGATATGGGTACGGTTGTTGCTGGGACTAAGTATCGTGGCGAGTTTGAAGATCGTTTAAAAAAAGTTATGGATGAAATTAGACAAGCAGGAAATGTAATTTTATTTATTGATGAGTTGCATACATTGATTGGTGCTGGCGGAGCAGAAGGAGCAATCGATGCATCAAATATTTTAAAACCACCTCTAGCTCGTGGAGAACTGCAATGTATTGGTGCAACTACACTTGATGAATATCGTAAATATATCGAAAAAGATGCTGCTTTAGAAAGACGTTTCCAACCTATTAAAGTAGCCGAGCCGACAACAGAAGAATCTATCCAAATTTTACGAGGCTTACGAGATCGTTATGAAGCACACCATCGCGTAGCAATCACAGATGAGGCCTTAGAAGCTGCTGTAAGGCTGTCTGACCGCTATATTTCCGACCGATTTTTACCGGATAAGGCGATTGATGTGATTGATGAAGCAGGCTCAAAAGTGCGTCTAAAAGCTTATACAACGCCATCTAACCTAAAAGAAATGGAAGATAAATTAACCGAACTTAGAAAAGAAAAAGATGCCGCTGTCCAAGGTCAAGAATTTGAGAAAGCTGCTTCTCTTCGTGATACCGAGCAAAAATTAAAAAAAGTTTTAGAAAAGAAGAAAACGAACTGGAAAGAGCAACAAGGAGCGGATAACAGTCAGGTAACGGAAGATATAATTGCTGAAGTCGTTGCAAGCTGGACTGGCATTCCTGTTACCAAACTTGCAGAAACCGAAACGAATAGACTTTTAAATATGGAAAAAATATTACATGAACGTGTGATCGGACAAGATGAAGCCGTTAAAGCTGTTGCATTAGCAGTTAGACGTGCGAGAGCAGGACTTAAAGATCCAAAACGCCCTATAGGTTCTTTTATTTTCCTTGGTCCAACTGGTGTTGGTAAAACAGAGCTAGCTAGAGCTTTAGCAGAAGCAATGTTTGATGATGAAAAAGCAATGATTCGTGTTGATATGTCAGAGTACATGGAGAAATTTTCTACTGCCCGCTTAGTTGGTTCTCCTCCTGGATATGTCGGTTATGAAGAGGGCGGTCAGCTAACCGAGAAGGTACGTCAAAATCCGTATTCTGTTATTTTACTTGATGAAATTGAAAAAGCGCATCCTGATGTGTTTAATATGCTACTTCAAGTCCTTGATGATGGACGTTTGACAGATTCTAAAGGCCGTGTAGTTGATTTTCGTAATACCGTAATTATTATGACATCAAACGTTGGAGCACAAGAAATGACGCAAGACAAATCAGTCGGTTTTAACGCTACTGATTTAACAAAAGATCATAAAGCCATGGAACATCGTGTTTTACAAGAACTAAAACAAACATTCCGTCCAGAATTTATCAATCGAATTGATGAAACGATTGTCTTTCATTCACTTTCTGAAAAGGAATTGAAGAAAATTGTGACGCTCCTTACAAGACAACTTACTAGTCGTCTTCTCGAACGCGATATTCATGTTAAATTAACTGAAGGAGCCAAAGCGAAAATCGTAAAAGATGGGTATGATCCTGAATATGGTGCGCGTCCACTTAAGCGTGCGATTCAAAAAAATATTGAAGATCGTCTTTCTGAAGAATTGTTACGTGGAGCCATTAAAGTCGGTGACAAAGTAGAAATCGGCGTGAA
- a CDS encoding CtsR family transcriptional regulator has product MRNISDIIEAYLKQVLESSEAVEIKRSEIANKFECVPSQINYVINTRFTMERGYIVESKRGGGGYIRIIKVKMSDKLQLLEAIISMVHGKKVSQVFSEDVLLRLLEEQVISKKEARLMLAALDREVLILPLPDRDILRGRILEAMLVALKYD; this is encoded by the coding sequence ATGAGGAATATTTCTGACATCATTGAGGCTTATTTAAAGCAAGTATTAGAGTCAAGCGAGGCTGTTGAAATTAAAAGAAGTGAAATCGCTAATAAATTTGAATGTGTCCCATCACAAATAAATTATGTAATTAATACAAGATTTACAATGGAACGTGGTTATATTGTGGAAAGTAAACGCGGAGGCGGAGGATATATTCGAATTATTAAAGTGAAAATGAGTGACAAGTTACAGCTTTTAGAAGCTATTATTTCAATGGTACACGGCAAAAAAGTTTCACAAGTTTTTTCAGAAGATGTATTACTTCGTTTGCTTGAGGAACAAGTCATCAGTAAAAAAGAAGCGAGGTTAATGCTAGCTGCTTTGGATCGCGAGGTTTTAATATTGCCGCTTCCTGATCGTGATATTTTACGTGGTAGAATACTTGAAGCAATGTTAGTCGCTTTAAAATATGATTAA